In Tachysurus vachellii isolate PV-2020 chromosome 3, HZAU_Pvac_v1, whole genome shotgun sequence, one genomic interval encodes:
- the lin9 gene encoding protein lin-9 homolog, protein MAEHEQLLDESSSAKALVSLREGSLSNTLNEKNILSKSQTTRGRSGYTTMETPTRSSKRGRFSSEDEERSLSSRSPRRSQRVTTVPQKLATVATPDKKTSQKIGLRLRNLLKLPKAHKWCIYEWFYSNIDRPLFEGDNDFCLCLKESFPNLKTRKLTRVEWGTIRRLMGKPRRCSSAFFAEERTALKQKRQKMRLLQQRKITDISLCKDLPEEIPLPLVIGTKVTARLRGVQDGLFTGQIDAVDTSAATYRVTFDRSGLGTHTVPDYEVLSNEPPETMPISAFAQKQRPSRFPNFMTPPRGTYTGSTQPILMDSDPLFSQSPWKNKLTGSDGETLGGFPVKFLVQVTRLSKILMIKKEHIKHLKEMNTEAEKLKSYSMPVGLDFQRRYASTVLDLEQLNKDLNKVLHEVQQFCYELAPDQGMQPADQPSELRRRCEEEAQEMLRLSNELPDGEQRVQNPGLTQLISRLTAILLQIRCLAEGGDLNSFEFKSLTDSLNDIKNSIDNSNLSCFQDNVEIHVAHIQSGLSQLGNLHAFSINNTNRT, encoded by the exons ATGGCGGAGCACGAGCAGCTGTTGGACGAGA gcTCTTCAGCGAAGGCTCTTGTCAGCCTGAGAG AGGGAAGTTTGTCGAACACCTTAAACGAGAAAAACATCCTGTCAAAATCTCAGACCACCAGAGGAAGGAGTGGCTACACGACCATGGAAACG CCGACAAGAAGCTCAAAGAGAGGTCGTTTTTCCTCTGAAGATGAGGAGCGGTCTCTCAGTTCCAGATCCCCCAGGAGAAGCCAGAGAGTCACCACCGTTCCTCAG AAACTTGCAACTGTCGCAACACCAGACAAAAAAACCTCACAGAAGATTGGACTGAGATTACGAAATCTGCTAAAGTTACCCAAAGCACACAAATGGTGCATCTACGAGtggttttattcaaatattgaCAG ACCTTTATTTGAGGGAGATAACGACTTCTGTTTATGCCTGAAGGAGTCTTTTCCTAATCTAAAAACCAGGAAGCTGACCAGAGTGGAATGGGGAACCATCAGACGACTTATGGGCAAACCCAGGAG GTGCTCTTCGGCATTCTTCGCTGAGGAGCGAACAGCGCTGAAGCAGAAGAGACAGAAGATGCGTCTGTTGCAGCAGAGAAAAATCACAGACATTTCACTATGTAAAGATCTACCAGAGGAAATCCCTTTGCCGTTAGTCATCGGCACTAAAGTCACCG CTCGACTCAGGGGTGTCCAGGACGGCCTGTTCACAGGACAGATCGACGCAGTGGACACGAGTGCAGCAACCTATCGTGTCACCTTTGACAGAAGTGGGCTCGGTACACACACGGTTCCAGACTACGAAGTACTC AGTAACGAGCCTCCCGAGACGATGCCCATATCTGCTTTTGCTCAGAAACAGCGGCCATCACGCTTCCCAAACTTCATGACTCCACCACGGGGGACGTACACCGGATCGACCCAACCCATCTTAATG GACAGCGACCCTCTGTTCAGTCAATCGCCCTGGAAGAATAAACTGACCGGAAGTGACGGAGAGACGCTCGGAGGATTCCCCGTCAAATTTCTCGTACAGGTG ACACGACTGTCCAAAATACTCATGATTAAAAAGGAGCACATAAAGCATTTAAAGGAGATGAACACCGAGGCTGAAAAACtg AAGTCCTATTCCATGCCGGTCGGATTGGACTTCCAGAGGAGGTACGCTTCTACAGTACTGGACCTGGAGCAGCTTAATAAAGACCTGAACAAAGTTCTACATGAAGTCCAGCAGTTCTGTTACGAA CTGGCCCCGGATCAAGGCATGCAGCCTGCAGATCAGCCCAGCGAGCTGCGGAGACGGTGTGAAGAGGAAGCACAGGAAATGCTGAGGCTGTCCAACGAGCTGCCTGACGGAGAACAACGCGTCCAGAACCCTGGACTCACACAGCTCATTTCCCGTCTCACTGCCATCCTGCTGCAGATCAGG TGCTTGGCAGAAGGTGGCGACCTGAATTCATTTGAATTCAAATCATTAACTGACTCCCTGAATGACATAAAGAACTCAATAGACAACTCCAACCTCAG TTGTTTCCAAGACAACGTAGAGATCCACGTAGCGCACATCCAGAGCGGCCTGAGTCAGCTTGGAAACCTGCACGCTTTCTCCATCAACAACACCAACAGAACGTGA